From the genome of Papaver somniferum cultivar HN1 chromosome 2, ASM357369v1, whole genome shotgun sequence, one region includes:
- the LOC113348518 gene encoding uncharacterized protein LOC113348518, protein MEGVGARLGRSSTRYGPATVFSGPVRKWKKNWVHVSPSNSSNHHAQSNGSNGNNNGSHLLLYKWTSDKSSSGKDDNNGVTTPEQTPPKKIRYIPISVLEEQRREAAEEAEDEAKLKEAEATARGASKSDGSEGKPDINDIPEEETQDMDEDEAALPESNETSLDLNLGLKAHDGDRAPSSKTEAQLERANSGGTSR, encoded by the exons ATGGAAGGTGTAGGTGCTCGACTCGGAAGGTCTTCAACTCGTTATGGACCTGCAACTGTATTCAGTGGACCAGTAAGAAAATGGAAGAAGAATTGGGTACACGTGTCTCCATCAAATTCTTCAAATCACCATGCTCAATCAAATGGTAGTAACGGTAATAATAACGGTTCACATCTTCTTCTCTACAAATGGACATCAGATAAGAGTTCTTCAGGGAAGGATGATAACAATGGCGTCACTACACCCGAACAGACTCCTCCCAAGAAAATTCGATATATCCCG ATTTCTGTATtagaggagcagagaagggaggcTGCTGAAGAGGCCGAAGATGAAGCTAAACTTAAAGAAGCTGAAGCAACAGCAAGGGGAGCATCCAAGAGTGATGGTTCTGAAGGAAAACCGGACATCAATGATATTCCAGAAGAAGAAACTCAG GATATGGACGAGGATGAAGCAGCTCTACCAGAATCAAATGAGACTAGCTTAGATTTGAATTTGGGGTTGAAGGCTCATGATGGTGACCGTGCTCCCAGTTCCAAAACAGAGGCCCAGTTGGAAAGAGCGAACTCTGGTGGAACATCCAGATAA
- the LOC113348516 gene encoding grpE protein homolog 1, mitochondrial-like codes for MFVSRVLSRISRSSFNSCRNLGSSGRQQLPKVLSNDIHTLRSSNKYINQLAAFQVTGLRESTLNPCSSSQLFWYSSSASPEQSDKETNQSVNSEGKAETKANGDDGNAQQTKANEAEQSESEDMEDLTRDDLVKLVAEKEEMLMLQTKEYDAMKDKFLRSYAEIEYVMERTKRQAESSKKFAIQSFAKGLLDVADNLGRASSVVKASFAKIDTSEDASGAVPLLKTLLEGVEMTEKQLAEVFKKYGVEKFDPMNEQFDPNRHHALFQIPDGSKPAGIVAAVVKSGYTLHDRVLRPAEVGVTEALDGEEN; via the exons ATGTTTGTTTCTAGGGTTTTATCTCGAATCTCCAGGAGCAGTTTCAATAGCTGCAGAAATTTGGGTTCTTCTGGACGACAACAGCTTCCGAAGGTTCTGTCTAATGATATCCATACTCTTCGTTCATCTAATAAATACATCAACCAG TTAGCTGCCTTCCAGGTGACTGGACTGCGGGAATCAACCCTCAATCCCTGCAGCAGCTCGCAACTGTTTTGGTATTCATCTTCTGCATCCCCTGAACAATCTGATAAGGAGACCAACCAGTCTGTGAACAGCGAAGGTAAGGCTGAGACAAAAGCTAATGGAGATGATGGAAATGCACAGCAAACAAAAGCcaatgaagcagagcaatctgAAAGTGAAG ATATGGAGGACCTAACCAGGGATGATCTGGTGAAGCTCGTTGCAGAGAAAGAAGAGATGCTAATGCTGCAGACTAAAGAGTATGACGCTATGAAAGATAAATTTCTGCGAAGCTATGCAGAAATAGAATATGTCATGGAGAGAACAAAACGACAAGCAGAGAGCTCAAAAAAATTTGCCATTCAG AGCTTTGCAAAAGGCCTATTAGATGTCGCTGATAATTTGGGGAGAGCTTCTTCAGTTGTGAAGGCAAGCTTTGCTAAGATTGACACCTCAGAAGACGCTTCTGGAGCTGTTCCACTTCTAAAAACTCTTCTAGAAGGTGTTGAAATGACAGAGAAGCAGCTCGCTGAG GTATTTAAGAAGTATGGAGTGGAGAAATTTGATCCTATGAATGAGCAATTTGATCCAAACAGGCACCATGCTTTGTTCCAAATTCCTGATGGTTCTAAGCCGGCTGGCATTGTTGCTGCAGTTGTCAAG TCTGGTTACACGCTACATGATCGCGTCCTTCGACCGGCTGAAGTTGGGGTTACTGAAGCGTTGGATGGTGAAGAAAATTAG
- the LOC113348519 gene encoding mediator of RNA polymerase II transcription subunit 11-like, which produces MASQFGPRTNSANSMDSQGQNTSLQRLHHVEKRVVRVLELAGGVMDELSNPTGPRVEVVNNHCREFMQSIKDIQVTLREEIKSACEYRPFEKCDYSSRISNEICCKKLEYVMKQLDDMKQSIERYDSSV; this is translated from the exons ATGGCTTCACAATTCGGTCCTCGAACAAATTCCGCAAACTCAATGGATTCACAGGGTCAAAATACATCTTTGCAGAGACTTCATCACGTTGAGAAG AGAGTAGTTAGAGTTTTGGAGCTTGCTGGAGGTGTAATGGATGAGTTGTCGAACCCTACTGGTCCTAGAGTAGAGGTTGTTAACAACCACTGTCGTGAGTTCATGCAATCGATAAAG GACATTCAAGTGACCCTGCGGGAAGAAATCAAAAGTGCTTGCGAGTACCGTCCCTTCGAGAAATGTGATTACAGTTCGAGAATATCCAACGAGATTTGCTGCAAGAAGCTGGAGTACGTAATGAAGCAGTTGGACGACATGAAGCAAAGTATAGAACGATATGATAGTTCAGTCTGA